The Dokdonia sp. 4H-3-7-5 genomic interval TCATCAATGCTCAATATGTGCGTAATCTTAACCCAGACAACTATTTTAATATTTATAGAAATAGTTATGAAGACCTCAATACCATCGCACGCAACAATGAAGCAAATATCAACCCTGGATATTTTATAACCGATGAAAATGGCGATAGAAATCTTTCTATACCCACAGGAGCAGAGCAGTTTATAAATGACGTAAACCGCAGCCAAGTAGACAATCTAGTTCAAGACGATATAGATGATATACGAGCGATAGGAGAACGCCAAGAGCGACTTACAGAAGACAACCTTATTGTATCCTTAAATATTTCCCACACCTATGACAATAGGGAAAATCTGTTTGATGAAACCTTTAGCCGCCTGAGAACTCGTGTGGAACTTGCTGGTAATGCGCTAGCACTTGCTGGAGGAATTGCAAACACAGAGAAAAACGAGGATGGAAATAAAAGCCTTTTTGGCGTTGTTTATTCTCAATATGTAAAAACAGAAGTAGAATACTCACGCCACTGGGATCTGGGAGGTAATAACATCATTGCAGCAAGAGCTTTTGGCGGTATTGCAATTCCTTACGGAAACTCTACGAGCATCCCTTTTATACGTAGTTTTTTTGGTGGAGGTTCTAATGATAACAGAGCATGGAGAGCGTATGATCTAGGCCCAGGAAGTAGCGGTAGTCCAAATGAGTTTAATGAAGCAAACATGAAACTTGCCTTCAACCTTGAGTATCGTTTTGACTTAATAGGCCCTATAGAAGGTGCACTCTTTACGGACGCTGGAAATATCTGGAATGTGTTTGATAATGTAGAAGACCCTAGATCACGCTTTAATAATATCGCTAGTTTAAAAGATCTTGCGGTAGGCTCTGGTTTTGGACTCAGATGGGATTTTGACTTTTTTGCCCTCCGCTTTGACGTAGGCTTTAAATCTTACAACCCTGCACTCCCAGAAGGTGATCGCTGGTTTAAAGAGTACAACTTCTCAAATGCAGTGTATAACGTGGGGATTAACTATCCTTTCTAAAAAGAAGCGGTTTACTTTGTCATTATCTACACTCATTACTTTCTTAAAGCTTCTGTTGTTATTTTATTCGCTTTTGCGAAAGCGTGATGAACTCCATTACCAATATTCTATGGTTTACAACTTGTAAAATCAACAATTTTATTAGCCACTAAAACCTAAACAGTTCTGTTTATCCGGAAAATTTAAAATTTTCCTTATTGTCACAAAATGAGTAACTTACTATTAATTATAGTATACTTATTATTTTTACAACCCTAAATCTAATCAGCACAACATGAAATACTCTTTCTTATTTGTTGCTTTCTCGTGTACAATATTTTTATCAATATCTGTTTCTGGTCAGAATAATCAATCACAAATAGATAGCACTAATAATAATCGTCTTGAAAGTCTTATAAAGTCTATTAGGAATAATTTTTATTCTGGAAATTATGCAGATGTTATAAATCAAATTCCGGATGCAGTATTACTCGCAAAAACGCTAGAAGATATTGAAAAAGGTCATATGTTAAATAGCGTTTTAGGAAACACCTTCATAAAGCTTAAAGACACCATTCAAGCTCGTGAAGTTTTTATTGAGATGTTGGAGGAATCTATTAATGCCAAACAGCCCAAATACGTTATGGCGATATCTATAGACTTAGGTAATACCTATGTAAATAGTAATCCAGAACTAGCCATTGAATATTTCAATAAAGTTATCGTTTTAGCAAAGGAACATAACGATAGCCATAGGCACTTTATAGCACAATATAATCTCGCCGAACTATATTTAAATAAAAAGAAACCTGTCATCGCTAAAAAACATATAGATGCAGCATTCCCAATAATTGATACTATTGATGGAGTAGCTATTTACGAGGCAAGTTTAGATATGATTTTGGGGCGCTATTATTTGACAATTAATAATCCAGCTGAAGCAATAATAAATTTTAAAAAATCTATAAAGACTGCTAAAGACAACAATCTTAAGGAGTTGCTATTGGAAAATTACACCTATTATCTTGAGGCTTTAGACCTGCAAAAAGATTACATGGGTATGTATGAAATAAGAAAAATGTATAAACCCATCAGAGAAGAAATTTATGAAGCATCCAAAATTTATGAAATAGAGGTAGCTAAAGCAAAATATAATATTGATCAATACAAGCAAACCATTGTAACCCAAAAGCTTGAAAAGCAACTCGCAGAGCAAAAAGCAAAAGATAGCAAAACAATCACCTACGCTGCTATAGGAATTATGATCATACTTCTAATAGCAATGTTATCTTTCTTAAATTCACTAAAGAAACGTAAAAGATTGCTAATAATCTTAAGGGAAAGAAATAAGCAATATCTTCTAGCGAAGCAAAAATCTGAAAAGCTGTCGAAAGCAAAAGCTCAACTTTTTTCAACAGTTTCCCATGAGCTTAGAACACCGCTTTATGGAATTATAGGATTATCTTCAAGTTTACTAATAGACAACAAAGAGC includes:
- a CDS encoding hybrid sensor histidine kinase/response regulator produces the protein MKYSFLFVAFSCTIFLSISVSGQNNQSQIDSTNNNRLESLIKSIRNNFYSGNYADVINQIPDAVLLAKTLEDIEKGHMLNSVLGNTFIKLKDTIQAREVFIEMLEESINAKQPKYVMAISIDLGNTYVNSNPELAIEYFNKVIVLAKEHNDSHRHFIAQYNLAELYLNKKKPVIAKKHIDAAFPIIDTIDGVAIYEASLDMILGRYYLTINNPAEAIINFKKSIKTAKDNNLKELLLENYTYYLEALDLQKDYMGMYEIRKMYKPIREEIYEASKIYEIEVAKAKYNIDQYKQTIVTQKLEKQLAEQKAKDSKTITYAAIGIMIILLIAMLSFLNSLKKRKRLLIILRERNKQYLLAKQKSEKLSKAKAQLFSTVSHELRTPLYGIIGLSSSLLIDNKEPKLNQDIKSLKFSADYLLALVNDVLHLNKLEEQEGGVLENELFSIRDLIKNIAKSFEFMRDQNSNEIIISIAPTIPDVLIGDATKLSQILMNLIGNSCKFTEHGTISLDILQNKESPDTISLTFKITDNGIGIPKEKQQQIFDEFIQISKNTKYQGTGLGLPIVNKILALLSSKLEFNSKLGEGSSFWFTVGYIKASQELIEKNSAASENNGYYKSSHLLVVDDNRINQIVSQKMIENCGMTCDTASDGLEAIERVKVNKYDIILMDINMPIMNGYEASEKIRTMDITTPIIALTAIDIEGASNQLSKYGINDYIIKPYQVNHFKKVISRNLTAKHL